One window of the Sparus aurata chromosome 17, fSpaAur1.1, whole genome shotgun sequence genome contains the following:
- the LOC115566963 gene encoding tripartite motif-containing protein 16-like protein: KTRADFLRYSCEITLDPNTANTMLLLSEGNRKATFMRDHQSYSRHPDRFTGKFFQVLSRQSLTGRCYWEVERRGGVYVAVAYKNIRRTGRTDESKFGHNDKSWSLRYDLNRYMFWYNKVKTPISGPLPSRVGVYLDHSAGILSFYRVSNTMTLLYRVQTTFTQPLYAGLRFCNFGATAELCKLK; encoded by the coding sequence aagaccagagctgacttcttaagatattcatgtgaaatcacactggatccaaacacagcaaacactaTGCttttattatctgaggggaacagaaaagcaacattcATGAGGGATCATCAGTCTTATTCTAgacacccagacagattcactggcAAGTTTtttcaggtcctgagtagacagagtctgactggacgttgttactgggaggtggagaggagaggaggagtttatgtagcagtcgcatacaagaatatcaggaGAACAGGGAGGACAGATGAATCTAAATTTGGACACAATGATAAATCTTGGTCATTAAGATATGACCTTAACAGGTATATGTTTTGGTACAACAAAGTCAAAACTCCCATCTCAGGTCCTCTgccctccagagttggagtgtacctggatcacagtgcaggtattctgtccttctacagagtctctaacaccatgactctcctctacagagtccagaccacattcactcagcctctctatgctggactgAGGTTCTGTAACTTTGGAGCCACTGCTGAGTTGTGTAAACTGAAATAG